The following are encoded together in the Daucus carota subsp. sativus chromosome 5, DH1 v3.0, whole genome shotgun sequence genome:
- the LOC108221267 gene encoding uncharacterized protein LOC108221267 yields the protein MKIALSCKNKLVIVTGEYTAPASDSPLFVHWNRVNDMVITWILNTVSDEISNSMTYLDSAFTVWNELDERFAAITGHKYYETQRDLFKLEQGNDSIELYFHKLKGFWDEIKALDPAVPCTCGATIP from the coding sequence ATGAAAATTGCGTTGTCCTGCAAGAATAAACTTGTAATTGTTACTGGTGAGTATACTGCTCCTGCATCTGATTCTCCTTTGTTTGTACACTGGAATCGTGTCAATGATATGGTTATTACCTGGATCTTGAACACAGTTTCTGATGAAATTAGTAATAGCATGACCTATCTGGATAGTGCTTTTACTGTTTGGAATGAATTAGATGAGCGTTTTGCTGCTATTACTGGCCATAAGTACTATGAAACTCAGCGTGATCTGTTCAAGTTAGAGCAAGGAAATGACTCAATTGAGCTGTATTTCCACAAATTGAAAGGTTTTTGGGATGAAATTAAGGCTTTAGATCCAGCTGTTCCCTGCACTTGTGGTGccactataccatag
- the LOC108203402 gene encoding uncharacterized protein LOC108203402: protein MNWALLPKYSEEYIRGVKDFVSNGFANFGVGTELRCPCKKCINRFWHSRDVVQDHLICQGPYPEFVNWIYEISTSKFKKISDTSDDMECDQGGFGLGDDFDEMIRNSYKNDIDTSGKNQMNKDAINFYRLVEEGKQPLYPGSKTFTRLSFVVKLYMLKCTCGFTESAFSAILELIKEAFPNSNLPPSFSAAKGMIKELGLDYEKIHACPNDCMLYWAKNKDENICKVCGVSRWKAVDNDKNDILEKDDRKQYKVPAKVVRYFPLKPRLQRMFLSKEYSELMTWHATGRINDGKLRHPADAKGWKSMDASHPKFAQENRNVRLGLAADGFNPYRTMSISHSTWPVMLVNYNLPPWLIMKPENIILSTLIPGPTQPGNEIDVYLQPLIAELKELWETGIETYDAHFNNTFTLHASLLWTISDFPGYGVLSGWTTKGYLGCPECHYETSSTYLKHSRKVCYMSHRKFLPPDHKFRFDTKRFNGEVETNLCPEPLSGNFIVRLLGKFRNNFGKLKGKKKDADCPWKKKSIFFELPYWSDHLIRHNLDVMHIEKNIVDKILGTLLNIGGRTKDHLNARLDLQEMGIRKILHPVKSADNNHFEIRAACFDMTRKEKEDFCSVLMNARLPYGCASNISRCVQLNERKISGYKSHDAHFLLQYLLQFAAIKTLKPEVAIPLIRLGSFFRGICGKVIQLDDVEKLQNEIIEILCQLETIFPPAFFDIMVHLPIHLCKEIEFGGPVHLRWMFGIERYLSKLKSYVRNRSKPEGCIAEGYMVEECLTFCSRFLADDSKNKLNSMKSNVGSHIGSRRNKDGKPIHLAEKIWINAHRYVLFNCGNMEIEQLIEEHRSLYDNQVKSKLYKREREHTKEFYNWLKDEVQKKEECSPELLALSKGPQRAARKFSGYIINGFRFHTKQRDGKCTTQNSGVYLTAQTTSFASTKDKNPIVADVSYYGAIEEIIEVDYWGALSVVLFRCIWYQKDKDCHGLTRVNFNRIYQKDDPFVLATQVQQVFYIQDCSEKNLYFVVKKLPRDYNDMEDESDPLEEVSGPTMQQELIFPVNTLPDDDSWYRDDVPNRQIPVTPTEMEENDEICE, encoded by the exons ATGAATTGGGCATTACTTCCAAAGTATAGTGAAGAATATATAAGAGGGGTGAAAGATTTTGTGTCGAATGGTTTTGCAAATTTTGGTGTAGGAACTGAACTTAGGTGCCCTTGTAAGAAATGTATTAATCGGTTCTGGCACTCACGCGATGTCGTTCAAGATCATCTTATATGTCAGGGGCCATATCCAGAGTTTGTCAACTGGATATATGAGATTTCAACTTCTAAGTTCAAGAAAATCAGTGATACTAGTGATGATATGGAGTGTGATCAGGGGGGGTTTGGTTTGGGggatgattttgatgagatgatccgtaattcatataaaaatgacATTGACACTAGTGGTAAAAATCAGATGAACAAAGatgcaattaatttttataggctAGTGGAGGAGGGCAAACAACCTTTGTATCCGGGGTCGAAAACTTTTACTCGTTTAAGTTTTGTAGTTAAACTTTACATGTTGAAGTGCACTTGTGGATTTACCGAGTCAGCCTTTAGTGCAATACTTGAGCTGATAAAAGAGGCCTTCCCCAACTCAAATTTGCCTCCTTCTTTTAGTGCTGCGAAGGGGATGATTAAAGAATTAGGCCTTGATTATGAGAAGATACATGCATGTCCTAACGATTGCATGCTATATTGGGCTAAAAATAAAGATGAAAATATATGCAAAGTGTGTGGAGTTTCAAGATGGAAAGCTGTagataatgataaaaatgatatattagaGAAGGATGATAGGAAACAATATAAAGTCCCTGCCAAAGTTGTGAGATACTTTCCGTTGAAACCTAGGTTACAAAGAATGTTCTTGTCTAAAGAATATTCTGAACTCATGACTTGGCACGCAACGGGCCGAATAAATGATGGAAAGTTAAGACATCCTGCCGATGCCAAGGGCTGGAAGTCAATGGATGCAAGTCATCCAAAATTTGCTCAAGAAAATCGAAATGTTAGGTTGGGGTTAGCGGCAGATGGGTTTAATCCTTACCGTACTATGAGTATATCTCACAGTACTTGGCCTGTGATGCtagttaattataatttaccACCTTGGTTGATTATGAAACCTGAGAATATAATTCTTTCAACTCTGATCCCTGGTCCTACACAGCCTGGTAATGAAATAGATGTGTATTTGCAGCCACTTATAGCTGAGTTAAAAGAGTTGTGGGAAACTGGTATAGAAACATATGATGCCCACTTTAACAACACTTTTACCTTGCACGCGAGCCTGTTATGGACAATAAGTGATTTTCCGGGGTATGGGGTTTTATCAGGTTGGACCACAAAGGGATACCTTGGTTGTCCCGAATGTCACTATGAAACATCATCAACCTATTTGAAGCACAGCCGTAAAGTTTGTTACATGAGCCACAGAAAATTCCTACCTCCTGATCACAAGTTTAGATTTGACACCAAAAGATTTAACGGGGAAGTTGAAACAAATCTTTGTCCTGAACCTTTATCCGGAAATTTCATTGTTAGACTTCTGGGTAAATTTAGGAATAATTTTGGAAAGCTGAAGGGTAAGAAAAAAGATGCAGATTGTCCTTGGAAAAAAAAGTCGATATTCTTTGAGTTACCGTATTGGAGTGATCATTTAATTAGACATAATCTAGATGTGATGCATATAGAGAAAAACATCGTCGATAAAATCTTAGGAACTTTGTTAAACATTGGGGGCAGAACAAAGGACCATCTAAATGCTCGTCTAGATTTGCAGGAGATGGGGATTCGTAAGATTCTTCATCCTGTGAAATCTGCTGATAACAATCACTTTGAAATTAGGGCAGCTTGTTTTGACATGaccagaaaagaaaaggaagacTTCTGTTCAGTGCTGATGAATGCTAGACTGCCATATGGATGTGCGTCTAATATCAGCCGGTGTGTGCAATTGAATGAAAGAAAAATTTCTGGTTATAAAAGTCATGATGCACACTTTCTTCTTCAATACCTACTTCAATTTGCTGCCATCAAAACCTTAAAACCTGAGGTCGCGATACCTTTGATTCGACTTGGTTCCTTCTTTCGGGGCATATGTGGAAAAGTAATACAGTTAGATGACGTAGAGAAGTTGCAAAATGAAATCATCGAAATACTTTGCCAGCTTGAAACTATCTTTCCCCCGGCATTCTTTGATATTATGGTTCATCTGCCAATTCATTTATGTAAAGAAATTGAATTTGGAGGACCTGTGCACCTTAGATGGATGTTTGGGATTGAAAGGTATTTGAGTAAATTGAAGTCATATGTTCGTAATAGGAGCAAACCAGAAGGCTGCATAGCTGAAGGGTACATGGTTGAAGAATGCCTAACGTTTTGTTCTAGATTCTTAGCTGATGATAGCAAAAACAAATTGAACTCTATGAAGTCAAATGTTGGAAGTCATATTGGTTCAAGGCGAAACAAGGATGGAAAACCTATACATTTGGCAGAAAAGATATGGATTAATGCTCATCGATACGTATTGTTCAACTGCGGCAACATGGAAATAGAGCAACTTATAGA GGAACACCGTTCCTTATATGACAATCAAGTGAAGTCAAAGTTGTATAAAAGGGAAAGAGAACACACAAAGGAATTTTATAACTGGTTGAAGGATGAGGTTCAAAAAAAGGAGGAATGCTCACCTGAACTATTAGCTTTGTCAAAGGGGCCTCAACGAGCAGCAAGAAAATTTAGTGGTTATATAATTAATGGATTTAGATTCCATACAAAACAAAGAGACGGGAAGTGTACGACACAAAACAGTGGTGTTTATTTGACCGCGCAGACTACTAGTTTTGCTAGTACTAAAGACAAAAACCCCATTGTTGCAGATGTTAGTTACTATGGAGCCATTGAAGAAATTATCGAGGTTGATTATTGGGGAGCATTGTCAGTAGTTTTGTTTAGATGCATTTGGTACCAAAAGGATAAAGACTGTCATGGATTGACAAGGGTCAACTTTAACAGAATTTATCAAAAAGATGACCCATTTGTTTTAGCTACACAAGTACAACAAGTTTTCTACATTCAAGATTGTTCTGAGAAGAACTTGTATTTTGTTGTTAAAAAACTGCCAAGGGACTACAATGATATGGAAGACGAAAGTGATCCACTTGAAGAAGTTAGTGGACCTACAATGCAGCAAGAACTAATTTTTCCTGTAAATACCCTACCTGATGATGATAGTTGGTACAGAGATGATGTGCCGAATAGACAAATCCCTGTTACGCCAACTGAAATGGAAGAAAATGATGAAATCTGCGAATGA